A single region of the Salarchaeum japonicum genome encodes:
- a CDS encoding helix-turn-helix transcriptional regulator, whose protein sequence is MSASDDQPELSEVERRAVELVHETGGIHQSDFWKELDVSSRKGSRIASKLEEYGLVDREETVYNGNTTYYLEPVIDEADLDFSLLMAGDMLSPFVGEEELDPQSDAFSQWILNLVYEE, encoded by the coding sequence ATGAGCGCCAGCGACGACCAGCCGGAACTCTCGGAGGTCGAACGACGGGCGGTGGAGCTCGTCCACGAGACCGGCGGCATCCACCAGAGCGACTTCTGGAAGGAACTCGACGTGTCCTCCCGGAAGGGGAGCCGCATCGCCTCCAAACTGGAGGAGTACGGACTCGTCGACCGCGAGGAAACCGTCTACAACGGGAACACCACGTACTACCTCGAACCGGTCATCGACGAGGCCGACCTCGACTTCTCCCTCCTGATGGCGGGCGACATGCTCTCGCCGTTCGTCGGCGAGGAGGAACTCGACCCGCAGAGCGACGCGTTCAGCCAGTGGATTCTCAACCTCGTCTACGAGGAGTGA